A part of Solea solea chromosome 8, fSolSol10.1, whole genome shotgun sequence genomic DNA contains:
- the iqgap2 gene encoding ras GTPase-activating-like protein IQGAP2, with protein sequence MYHEETATLQKPRYGTIQDDERLSAEEMDERRRQNIAYEYLCHLEEAKRWMEACLEEDLPATTELEEGLRNGVYLGKLANFFAPKMVSVKRIYDRDQARYKSKGLHFRHTDNTVQWLRAMESVGLPKIFYPETTDVYDRKNMPKVVYCIHALSLYLYKLGIAPQIQDLLGKVAFTEEEISNMRSELEKYGIQMPAFSKIGGILANELSVDEAALHAAVIAINEAVDKAQASVTMGALNNPNAMLKNIQDALAQDYQDTLSKAKTRKQGQASGRSSPIATEERDVYEELLTQQEIQGCINLVNIQTAIGQVNKALSAQDKAALLAALRVEALALHGVHESNCHWYLEHFTTYCQLKSKDVGRAVMTDKEEIQKVVSSCNDFAEAEKRKLEAVAAINAAIRRGNAVETAEELMHPEAQLPIVYQTAANLYQAELFSLQLQGGRSGLSHEELTVAVEMLSAVAVLNEVLDTKDPQAVIEQMSDSPLGFTNIDQDNLNRYADTLIKLRAESLAQGKEFLTWNDVQKCIDTVNVQVHEEHERIIALAEINEALNSGDHHQTLAALLLPTAKLSGVNPATAKHYHDILQYTKQLLCQNSGDESAVLWLDQIQEAILAANQDEEEALALAAAVADINKTVAEGDSQNTLKALQAPSAGLRAVLPECADTYQDELGQKQANGAAEGKTDGEWVKHTMKDRYDYYYNLETGEGTWEEPEGFQQRDSQLSKEEIQTVVSCVTAEYHREQLWLANESFVTQLQARVRGYLVRKKHAQRMEYLHQQEPHVVKLQACWKGYKQRKIYNDRMNLLQENVSSVVKIQSVVKMWKAKRKYNQRLQFFKDHEKEIVKIQAFLKANKARDDYRTLTGAKDPPLSVVRKFVHLLEQSSLDLQEEQEVTRLREEVVTKIRSNQQMEKDLNLMDIKIGLLVKNRISLQDVVSHSKKMKNKKNKASKDDLTAGEKVGIKGLNKGKRRKLEAYQHLFYLLQTNPSYLAKLIFQMPQNKSTKFMDTVIFTLYNYASNQREECLLLKLFKTALEEEIDSKVDQIQDIVTGNPTVIKMVVSFNRGARGHNALRQLLAPVVKDLIEDKNLGINTNPVDVYKAWVNQLETATGEASKLPYEVTPEQAMSHEEVRNRLEASSLALRSATDKVLNSIISSLDNIPYGMRYIAKVLKNTLHEKFPDASEDELMKIVGNLLYYRYMNPPIIAPDGFDIIDMSAGGQLHPDQRRNLGSVAKMLQHAAANKLFEGENAHMTPMNNYISQTYEKFRAFFQSACDVPEPEEKFNIDEYSDMVTLSKPIIYISIEEIINTHSLLLEHLEAISPDHNDLLHELLQDLGDVPDVESLFGEGAVDPSDPNRESALHQLAKTEISLTLTSKFELLEGDDKDLKTLITKTKKLIVDVIRIQPGETLPEILDTPATAPQELEHVKIVEWRAVQDAQTPEGLKSNPGVLEDSQLPLEQKKRKILRNLRNLEQAGLATVTNKYQDLINDISKDIRYQRRYRQRRKAELVKLQQTLTALNAKTAFHQEQMNYYDTYIKTCLDNLNRKNSRRSIKLDSKGEEKGSKKWKPQSLKYTAARLHEKGVVLEIEGLQTNQFKNVMFDISPSEEVGDFEVKAKFMGVEMEKVQLHFQDLLQLQYEGVAVMKMFDKAKVNVNLLIFLLNKKFYGK encoded by the exons TCAG cTTGTACTTGTACAAACTGGGTATTGCACCACAGATTCAGGATCTTCTGGGAAAAGTGGCTTTCACAG AGGAAGAGATCAGCAACATGAGGAGCGAGCTGGAAAAGTATGGCATTCAAATGCCGGCCTTCAGTAAGATCGGAGGAATCCTGGCCAATGAGCTCTCGGTAGATGAAGCAGCTT TACATGCTGCTGTGATTGCCATCAATGAGGCTGTTGACAAAGCTCAAGCATCTGTGACGATGGGAGCGTTGAATAATCCTAATGCAATGCTGAAGAACATCCAGGACGCTTTGGCCCAGGACTACCAGGACACACTGAGCAAGGCTAAGACTCGGAAGCAGGGTCAGGCCTCAGGGAGG AGTTCCCCAATTGCTACTGAAGAAAGAGACGTTTATGAGGAGCTGCTCACACAGCAGGAGATCCAGGGCTGCATTAACTTAGTCAACA TCCAGACGGCGATAGGGCAGGTGAATAAAGCGCTGTCTGCCCAGGACAAAGCTGCCCTGCTTGCTGCTCTTAGAGTTGAAGCTCTTGCCCTGCATGGTGTCCATGAGTCAAACTGCCACTGGTACCTGGAACATTTTACCACCTACTGCCAACTTAAGTCCAAG GATGTAGGGAGAGCAGTGATGACGGACAAAGAGGAGATTCAGAAAGTTGTCAGCTCTTGCAACGACTTTGCTGAGGCTGAAAAACGAA AACTTGAAGCGGTCGCTGCCATTAATGCCGCTATACGTCGCGGCAATGCGGTGGAGACGGCAGAAGAGCTCATGCACCCTGAGGCACAACTGCCCATTGTCTATCAAACTGCTGCCAACCTCTATCAGGCTGAGCTTTTCAGTTTGCAGCTACAAGGCGGACGG TCTGGCCTGAGCCATGAAGAGCTGACTGTAGCCGTGGAGATGCTGTCCGCCGTAGCAGTGCTCAACGAAGTGCTGGACACCAAAGACCCACAGGCTGTGATTGAACAAATGTCCGACTCTCCTCTGGGCTTCACCAACATAGACCAAGATAACCTCAACAG GTATGCTGACACACTTATCAAACTGCGAGCCGAGTCTCTTGCCCAGGGCAAAGAGTTTCTCACCTGGAATGATGTTCAGAAGTGCATCGACACAGTCAACGTTCAGGTCCACGAAGAGCATGAAC GCATCATAGCCCTCGCCGAGATCAACGAGGCACTTAACTCAGGTGATCATCATCAGACTCTCGCAGCCCTGCTCCTCCCTACAGCCAAGTTGAGTGGAGTGAACCCAGCCACAGCCAAACACTACCATGACATCCTACAATACACAAAGCAACTTCTCTGCCAG AACTCTGGAGATGAGTCTGCAGTTCTGTGGCTGGACCAGATTCAAGAGGCCATACTCGCAGCCAAccaggatgaagaggaggctcTCGCAT tggcagcagcagtagctgaTATTAATAAGACCGTGGCAGAGGGGGACTCCCAGAATACACTGAAGGCTCTGCAGGCTCCCAGTGCAGGACTGAGAGCGGTGCTGcccgaatgtgctgacacataCCAGGATGAACTGGGGCAGAAACAAGCCAACGGTGCGGCTGAAG GCAAGACAGATGGTGAGTGGGTAAAACATACCATGAAGGACAGATATGACTACTACTATAACTTGGAGACTGGAGAGGGCACCTGGGAGGAGCCTGAAGGATTTCAACAAAGGGATAGCCAGCTCAGCAAAGAAGAAATCCAG ACTGTTGTCAGCTGCGTGACGGCGGAATATCACAGGGAGCAGTTATGGTTGGCCAACGAATCCTTTGTGACCCAGCTGCAGGCCAGGGTCAGAGGTTACCTGGTCAGGAAAAAGCACGCCCAGAGAATGGAGTATCTACACCAACAAGAGCCACATGTTGTCAAATTACAG GCTTGCTGGAAGGGTTACAAGCAAAGGAAAATATACAACGATAGAATGAATTTGCTACAGGAAAATGTTTCTTCTGTTGTGAAG ATCCAGTCTGTGGTGAAAATGTGGAAAGCCAAGCGTAAATACAATCAGAGGCTGCAGTTCTTTAAAGATCAT gaaaAAGAAATTGTGAAGATCCAGGCTTTTCTAAAGGCCAACAAAGCCAGAGACGATTACAGAACCCTCA CTGGGGCCAAGGACCCCCCTCTGTCAGTGGTGCGAAAGTTTGTCCACTTGCTGGAGCAGAGTTCTCTGGATCTGCAGGAAGAGCAGGAAGTGACACGGCTCAGGGAGGAAGTGGTCACCAAGATTCGCTCCAATCAGCAGATGGAGAAAGACCTGAACCTGATGGACATAAAGATTGGACTGCTTGTGAAGAACAGGATCAGCCTGCAG GACGTTGTGTCACATAGTAAGAAAATgaagaacaagaaaaataaagcaaGTAAAGATGACCTGACTGCAGGAGAAAAAGTGGGTATTAAAGGcctaaataaaggaaaaagaaggaaactGGAAGCCTACCAACATCTCTTTTACCTACTACAg ACTAATCCATCATATCTGGCCAAGCTAATCTTCCAGATGCCCCAAAATAAGTCAACTAAATTTATGGATACGGTGAtcttcaccctgtacaactACGCTTCCAACCAGAGAGAGGAGTGCTTACTGCTCAAACTCTTCAAGACCGCTTTGGAGGAGGAAATCGA TTCTAAGGTAGACCAGATCCAGGATATAGTCACAGGGAATCCAACTGTCATCAAGATGGTAGTGAGCTTCAACAGAGGTGCACGGGGCCACAACGCACTGAGGCAGCTTCTGGCCCCTGTGGTCAAAGACCTCATAGAGGACAAGAATTTGGGCATCAACACCAACCCTGTGGACGTGTACAAAGCCTGGGTGAACCAGCTGGAGACGGCTACTGGAGAGGCCAG TAAGCTGCCTTATGAAGTGACGCCGGAGCAGGCCATGTCACATGAGGAAGTACGCAACAGGCTGGAGGCGTCCAGTCTGGCTCTACGCTCTGCTACAGATAAAGTCTTGAACTCCATTATCTCCTCGCTGGATAATATCCC TTATGGCATGAGATACATAGCAAAAGTTCTGAAGAACACCCTCCATGAAAAGTTTCCAGACGCCTCAGAAGACGAGCTGATGAAG ATTGTAGGAAACCTGCTGTACTACCGCTACATGAACCCTCCCATCATTGCGCCCGACGGCTTCGACATCATTGACATGTCGGCGGGTGGGCAGCTCCACCCGGACCAGCGTCGTAACCTGGGGTCCGTGGCGAAGATGCTCCAGCACGCTGCTGCCAATAAGCTGTTTGAGGGCGAAAACGCACACATGACGCCTATGAACAACTACATCTCTCAGACATATGAGAAGTTTAG ggcTTTTTTCCAGTCCGCGTGTGACGTTCCTGAACCTGAGGAGAAGTTTAACATTGATGAATACTCAGACATGGTGACCCTGAGCAAACCTATCATCTACATCTCAATAGAGGAGATCATCAATACTCATTCG TTGCTGCTGGAACATCTGGAGGCCATCTCTCCAGACCACAATGACTTGCTTCATGAGCTGCTGCAGGACCTGGGAGACGTGCCCGACGTCGAGTCTTTGTTTG GTGAAGGAGCAGTGGACCCAAGTGACCCAAACCGAGAGAGTGCTCTACACCAGCTGGCAAAGACGGAAATCTCCCTCACACTGACCAGCAAGTTTGAGCTGCTGGAAGGAGACGACAAAGACCTGAAGACTCTTATAACAAA gACAAAAAAGCTCATTGTGGATGTGATTCGGATTCAACCTGGAGAGACTTTACCTGAAATTCTTGATACCCCTGCTACTGCACCACAG GAGTTGGAGCATGTAAAGATTGTGGAGTGGCGAGCGGTCCAGGATGCTCAGACACCAGAGGGTCTGAAGAGCAACCCGGGGGTTCTCGAGGACAGCCAGCTGCCTCtggagcagaagaagaggaagatccTGAGGAACCTGAGGAACCTGGAGCAGGCCGGCCTCGCCACTGTCACCAACAAATACCAGGACCTCATCAACGACATATCAAAG GACATTCGCTACCAGCGACGCTACAGGCAGAGGAGGAAGGCTGAGCTTGTGAAGCTCCAGCAGACACTGACGGCGCTCAACGCGAAGACGGCTTTCCACCAGGAACAGATGAATTATTACGATACTTACATCAAGACCTGCCTGGATAACctcaacaggaa GAATTCTCGCAGATCAATAAAACTGGACAgcaaaggagaagaaaagggcAGCAAGAAGTGGAAGCCTCAGTCTCTAAAGTACACTGCAGCCAGGCTGCATGAGAAGGGAGTCGTTCTGGAGATAGAAGGGCTTCAGACAAACCA gtttaaaaatgtcatgtttgacaTTTCGCCCTCTGAGGAAGTTGGGGACTTTGAGGTAAAGGCGAAGTTTATGGGAGTCGAGATGGAAAAGGTCCAGCTTCATTTCCAG GACCTCCTTCAGCTGCAGTACGAGGGTGTGGCCGTGATGAAGATGTTCGACAAAGCCAAAGTGAATGTCAACTTGCTCATTTTCCTCCTCAACAAGAAATTCTATGGAAAATAA
- the f2rl2 gene encoding proteinase-activated receptor 3: MADLVSGLLLCLMAVQTIQHDVNKTKTNTSTAVIPKTFKGWMSKHNHTNKLQAHLHPSADPWLYVNPEDPVTAYTTGILSTWVIPSVYILAMLVGIPSNVYILGFLRVRLRAKSMSIVILYLNLALSDLLLLLSLALRVHYHFNGNNWIFGEMSCRFMTALFYGNVYCSAQTIACISLKRYLAVVRPFLYRRLTKTMLTLGTCLVVWFLFGAAVFPELLVRQSYQVPLLGITTCHDVLPLEEKSYSLLMLHRLILVCLGFIVPFLICIYAHVVVVHHLGQSGCDWRAFIRVTTLVFIIFVVCFLPSGILHIAHYIRMFSSGDDGLYGYYRMAVCLCCFHSCLDPFLCLLISKTPPSELQFISFPEISQRPARTT; the protein is encoded by the exons ATGGCCGACCTTGTGTCAGGATTACTTCTTTGTCTCATGGCGGTGCAGACCATTCAGCATGATG taaacaaaaccaaaaccaacACTTCAACTGCTGTGATACCAAAAACCTTCAAAGGGTGGATGtccaaacacaatcacacaaacaagCTGCAGGCTCATCTCCATCCCAGTGCGGACCCTTGGCTCTATGTGAACCCAGAAGACCCAGTGACTGCTTACACCACAGGGATTCTCAGCACCTGGGTCATACCTTCAGTATACATCCTGGCCATGCTGGTGGGCATCCCCTCCAACGTGTACATTCTGGGATTCCTCAGAGTCAGACTCCGAGCCAAGTCCATGTCCATAGTGATTCTGTATCTGAACCTGGCCTTGTCcgacctgctgctcctgctttcCTTGGCACTGCGCGTTCACTACCACTTCAACGGAAACAACTGGATATTTGGGGAAATGTCCTGCCGGTTTATGACGGCCCTGTTTTACGGCAACGTTTACTGTTCTGCTCAAACGATAGCGTGCATCAGCCTGAAGCGCTACCTGGCTGTGGTCAGACCGTTTTTGTACCGCAGGCTGACAAAGACTATGCTGACGCTGGGGACCTGCTTGGTTGTATGGTTCCTGTTtggtgctgctgtgtttccagAGCTTCTTGTGAGGCAGAGCTATCAGGTTCCCCTGCTGGGAATCACTACCTGCCATGATGTACTTCCATTGGAAGAAAAATCATATTCCCTGTTGATGCTGCACAGGCTGATACTGGTTTGCCTGGGCTTTATAGTGCCCTTCCTGATTTGTATTTATGCTCATGTGGTTGTGGTCCACCACCTGGGTCAGTCTGGCTGCGACTGGAGAGCCTTTATCAGGGTCACCACTCTGGTCTTTATCATCTTTGTGGTGTGTTTCTTGCCCAGCGGAATCCTGCACATCGCCCACTACATCCGCATGTTCTCCAGCGGGGACGACGGACTGTATGGATACTACAGGATGGCAGTTTGTCTCTGCTGCTTCCACAGCTGTCTGGATCCCTTCCTGTGTTTGCTCATTTCCAAGACGCCCCCCTCAGAACTACAGTTCATTTCTTTCCCTGAAATATCTCAAAGACCAGCGCGTACGACATGA
- the f2r gene encoding proteinase-activated receptor 1 — MHSKAMVHLFVGLLLFSLSTSVFSFQNDSLLLPKTFSGHSVPVTKEEPVEFVDLRVLENLKDDADSGSGSGQEPAGGGHTRLPKRRYVVSEEAKGFLQGRLSTSFVPTVYTLVFIISVPLNLVTMVMFVHHIRPRKPAVIYMLNLACSDLLFGLLLPFKIAYHYHGNNWIYGSFMCRVVTSAFYCNMYCSVLLIMCISIDRFLAVVYPMNSLTWRSPQTASAVCCAMWLLALGGVVPLLTSGQTIYLSDLDITTCHDVQDVEKLQAYYLYFFPIYSSVFFFIPLVFTVVCYIRIIQALAAANVENRSRKTRAMVMVFVVLVVFVVCFTPTNIILMVHYVQLSHSSGDSSYQAYLLSMCVGSLSCCLDPVLYYFGSSQCQKQMALLFRCRRLKQGESSSETQSTRTSGRTTDSSRLCKMESGQSGPGCQYSRLVA; from the exons ATGCACAGTAAAGCCATGGTTCACCTGTTTGtgggattgttgttgttttctctctcaacCTCAGTTTTTTCCTTCCAAAATG ACTCACTACTTCTGCCAAAGACTTTCTCTGGTCACTCTGTGCCGGTCACTAAGGAAGAGCCTGTGGAGTTTGTTGACCTGCGCGTGTTAGAGAACTTAAAGGATGACGCAGATTCTGGCTCAGGTTCCGGGCAGGAGCCGGCGGGAGGAGGACACACTCGTCTACCAAAGCGTCGCTATGTTGTCTCCGAGGAGGCCAAAGGTTTCCTCCAGGGTCGCCTGTCGACGAGCTTCGTCCCGACAGTTTACAccctcgtcttcatcatcagtgTGCCCTTGAACCTTGTCACCATGGTGATGTTTGTGCATCACATCCGTCCCAGAAAGCCGGCGGTGATCTACATGCTGAACCTGGCCTGCTCTGACCTGCTGTTCGGCCTGCTCCTTCCCTTCAAGATCGCCTACCACTACCATGGCAACAACTGGATCTATGGCTCCTTCATGTGCAGAGTTGTCACATCAGCCTTCTACTGCAACATGTactgctctgtgctgctcaTCATGTGCATCAGCATCGACCGCTTCCTGGCCGTGGTTTACCCCATGAACTCGCTGACGTGGCGCAGTCCTCAGACGGCCTCGGCCGTTTGTTGCGCCATGTGGCTGCTGGCGCTCGGAGGGGTCGTCCCACTGCTCACCTCAGGGCAGACCATCTATCTGTCTGACCTGGACATCACCACCTGCCACGACGTGCAGGACGTGGAGAAACTTCAGGCCTACTATCTTTACTTCTTTCCCATCTACTcgtctgtcttcttcttcatccctCTGGTCTTCACCGTTGTCTGCTACATACGAATCATCCAGGCTTTGGCGGCAGCCAACGTGGAGAATCGCTCCAGAAAGACTCGGGCCATGGTGATGGTGTttgtggtgctggtggtgtttGTAGTCTGCTTCACTCCCACCAACATCATCCTGATGGTTCACTACGTCCAGCTGTCCCACAGCTCGGGTGACAGCTCCTATCAGGCGTACCTGCTCTCCATGTGTGTGGGCAGTCTCAGCTGCTGTCTGGACCCAGTCCTCTACTACTTTGGCTCGTCTCAGTGCCAGAAGCAGATGGCGCTGCTGTTCAGGTGCCGGCGACTGAAGCAGGGAGAGAGCAGCTCCGAGACGCAGAGCACAAGAACCAGTGGGCGGACAACAGACAGCAGCAGGTTATGTAAGATGGAGAGTGGTCAAAGTGGCCCCGGGTGCCAGTACAGCAGGCTGGTGGCTTAA
- the c8h9orf85 gene encoding uncharacterized protein C9orf85 homolog: MSSQKGNVSRSRGQKHQNSSAYRNDKYGATIQVKKAKSKVHDGLCQHCKGVLEWKVKYSKYKSLTQPRKCVKCSQKTVKDAYHIICKPCSLELEICCKCGKKEDIVVPVNSHLDKDEPEEEPEQTKKPCRRGRKDLDSDDDYDDDDSLSDLGEDDEDVGGDSSGRKTHNKTAALPDVSSLDLKD; encoded by the exons ATGAGTTCTCAGAAAGGTAACGTGTCTCGGTCGCGAGGTCAGAAACACCAAAACTCCTCCGCGTACAGAAACGACAAGTACGGAGCAACTATACAAGTGAAG AAGGCAAAGTCAAAGGTCCACGACGGGCTGTGTCAACACTGTAAGGGTGTTCTCGAGTGGAAAGTCAAATACAGCAAATACAAGTCTCTAACGCAGCCGCGAAAATG TGTCAAATGCTCTCAGAAGACGGTGAAGGATGCGTATCACATCATCTGTAAACCCTGTTCTCTTGAACTGGAAATCTGCTGCAAGTGTGGGAAGAAGGAGGACATTGTTGTTCC TGTGAACTCACATCTGGATAAAGACGAGCCAGAAGAGGAACCCGAACAGACAAAGAAACCTTGTAGACGAGGGAGGAAAGACTTGGACAGTGACGATGATTATGATGACGATGACAGTTTAAGTGACCTTGGGGAGGATGACGAAGATGTTGGCGGCGACTCGAGTGGAAGGAAAACGCACAATAAGACTGCAGCACTGCCAGATGTGTCCAGCCTTGACCTTAAAGACTAA
- the gda gene encoding guanine deaminase: protein MANTDRTAISHVFRGTFIHATQKTAVQILEDALVGVDTEGKVAFIGKGDKLDTLSRTFGFSPREVTQLTQHEFFMPGMIDSHIHASQYSYAGTALDLPLLQWLSTYTFPVESRFKDLEFAKKVYTQVVKRTLRNGTTTACYFATIHTDASLLLGQIANEFGQRALVGKVCMDRNNSVKHYRETTQESQEETCRFIVELLNKKYPLVKPVVTPRFAPSCTGALLGQLGSIAKNNHLHIQSHVSENIEEVNLVKELFPESESYTDVYHKYNLLTDKTVLAHGCHLTDKELDLLRETGASLSHCPSSNFSLCSGVLNVRNVLNRKVKLGLGTDVAGGYSASMLDAVRRTLDASKVLTIQDPDHDTLTFEEVFRLATLGGSQALSLDDQTGNFVVGKDFDALRVNVAAPGAPIDLIQSEEPKILLEKFLNLGDDRNIVEVFVAGRRVVPFAEPAE, encoded by the exons ATGGCAAACACCGACAGAACCGCGATTTCCCACGTCTTCAGGGGAACATTTATCCACGCGACCCAGAAGACAGCGGTGCAGATCCTAGAAGACGCGCTCGTGGGAGTGGACACGGAGGGGAAG gtgGCTTTCATTGGAAAAGGCGACAAACTCGACACGCTCTCGCGGACGTTTGGATTCAGCCCGCGTGAAGTCACACAACTGACACAACA tgaGTTCTTCATGCCCGGGATGATAGACAGCCACATTCACGCGTCCCAGTACAGCTATGCTGGTACAGCTCTGGACTTGCCGTTACTGCAGTGGCTCAGCACCTACACCTTCCCTGTGGAGTCTCGCTTCAAAGATCTGGAGTTTGCCAAAAAGGTCTACACTCAAGTCGTG AAAAGAACCCTGAGAAACGGAACAACCACTGCGTGTTACTTTGCCACCATTCACACAGacgcctctctgctgctgggcCAGATAGCAA ATGAATTTGGACAGCGTGCCCTGGTGGGTAAAGTGTGTATGGACAGAAACAATTCAGTGAAGCATTACAGAGAGACCACACAGGAGTCTCAAGAGGAAACCTGTCG GTTCATCGTGGAGCTCTTAAACAAAAAG TATCCTCTCGTGAAGCCAGTAGTGACTCCACGCTTCGCTCCATCCTGCACAGGAGCTTTGCTCGGACAACTGGGATCAATCGCTAAGAATAACCACCTGCACATTCAG AGTCACGTCAGTGAAAACATCGAGGAGGTGAACCTCGTGAAGGAGCTGTTCCCCGAGTCGGAGTCGTACACAGACGTCTATCACAAATACAACCTGCTCACTGACAAA ACAGTGTTGGCCCACGGCTGCCACCTCACTGACAAAGAGCTGGATCTGCTGAGAGAGACGGGAGCCTCCTTGTCTCACTGTCCCAGCTCCAACTTTTC atTGTGCAGTGGTGTGTTAAATGTCCGAAATGTCCTGAACCGCAAAGTGAAGTTGGGTCTGGGAACAG ATGTGGCAGGAGGCTACTCCGCTTCGATGCTGGACGCTGTGAGGAGAACGTTGGACGCGTCGAAGGTCCTGACCATCCAGGACCCAGACCATGACACGCTCACCTTTGAGGAGGTTTTCAGACTGGCTACACTGGGAGGAAGCCAAG CTTTGTCCCTGGATGACCAAACGGGGAATTTTGTCGTGGGCAAAGACTTTGATGCCCTGAGGGTGAATGTAGCTGCACCCGGGGCACCAATCGACCTGATACAGAGTGAAGAACCAAAG ATTCTGTTGGAAAAATTCTTAAATTTGG GTGATGATCGTAACATAGTGGAGGTGTTTGTGGCCGGGAGGAGGGTTGTGCCTTTCGCAGAGCCAGCGGAGTAA